One part of the Mesorhizobium sp. M4B.F.Ca.ET.058.02.1.1 genome encodes these proteins:
- a CDS encoding metalloregulator ArsR/SmtB family transcription factor: protein MDREAALRALAALGQNTRLEVFRLLVKTGAGGLPAGEIAARLEIVQNTMSAHLKVLDHAGLVRAAREGRVIRYVADMTGFRDLLAYLMEDCCNGAPELCQPVLRAVTCKC from the coding sequence ATGGACAGGGAAGCGGCCCTTCGCGCCTTGGCGGCGCTTGGTCAGAACACGCGCCTGGAGGTTTTCCGCCTTCTGGTGAAGACCGGGGCGGGCGGCCTGCCGGCGGGCGAAATCGCCGCGCGGCTCGAAATCGTCCAGAACACCATGTCGGCGCATTTGAAGGTGCTCGACCATGCCGGACTGGTCCGCGCGGCGCGAGAAGGGCGCGTGATCCGCTACGTCGCCGACATGACCGGCTTTCGCGACCTGCTTGCCTATCTCATGGAGGATTGCTGCAACGGCGCGCCGGAACTCTGCCAGCCGGTCCTCCGGGCCGTGACCTGCAAATGCTAG
- a CDS encoding OmpA family protein: MKKSFILVLAFISTAASTVDFSAVAQERDLGPNCTQWNSYRVLFNKGDGKISTDSASALKAFIKDAGQDCGYRLYATASKEGGYDKADGIAGRRLNATSDFLKAQGVKPEMVLALSHWVDDGAADTKTARSAILYTLPKQGISCRQYEKRAPVQVHLFFDSQSSVISSQIKDDLDKFAASIKDSRCNVELTALAAKEFKGANAAKTNKALAKQRVKAMVDILTAAGIDSDRLIDTNVEYIGDSKPNTARNRLATASLM; encoded by the coding sequence ATGAAGAAATCATTCATCCTTGTTCTAGCCTTTATTAGCACTGCCGCAAGTACGGTAGATTTCAGCGCGGTCGCCCAGGAACGCGACCTTGGCCCAAACTGCACGCAGTGGAACTCCTATCGCGTCCTGTTCAACAAGGGCGACGGCAAGATATCGACGGATTCCGCCAGCGCGTTGAAGGCCTTCATCAAGGATGCCGGACAGGATTGCGGCTACAGGCTCTATGCGACGGCGAGCAAGGAAGGTGGCTACGACAAGGCTGACGGCATTGCCGGCCGCAGGCTGAATGCAACCAGCGATTTCCTCAAGGCGCAAGGCGTCAAGCCGGAAATGGTGCTGGCGCTTTCGCATTGGGTCGACGATGGCGCCGCCGACACGAAAACGGCACGCAGCGCGATCCTGTACACCTTGCCGAAGCAAGGGATATCGTGCCGGCAATACGAGAAGCGCGCGCCTGTCCAGGTCCATCTGTTTTTCGACAGCCAGTCCTCTGTGATTTCATCGCAGATCAAGGATGACCTCGATAAGTTCGCCGCGAGCATCAAGGACTCGCGTTGCAACGTCGAACTGACGGCGTTGGCGGCCAAGGAATTCAAAGGCGCCAATGCCGCAAAGACAAACAAGGCGCTGGCCAAGCAGCGCGTGAAGGCGATGGTGGACATTCTGACCGCGGCCGGGATCGACAGTGACCGGCTCATCGACACGAACGTCGAATATATCGGCGACAGCAAGCCGAACACCGCCAGGAATCGCCTGGCGACCGCATCGCTGATGTAG
- a CDS encoding antibiotic biosynthesis monooxygenase family protein: MTRMRPLDPAFPIDRQVAIDAAPVVLVNVFTLDKADEQTFLDVWQDDAVFMKQQPGFISTQLHRAIGESPTYLNYAVWESTAAFRAAFSHPQFRAKISAYPSSAVASPHLFQKVSVPGICVA, encoded by the coding sequence ATGACCCGTATGCGCCCCCTCGACCCTGCTTTCCCGATCGACCGCCAGGTCGCGATCGACGCCGCCCCCGTCGTGCTGGTGAACGTGTTCACGCTCGACAAGGCCGACGAGCAAACCTTCCTCGACGTCTGGCAGGACGACGCTGTCTTCATGAAGCAGCAGCCGGGTTTCATCTCGACCCAGCTTCACCGCGCGATCGGCGAAAGCCCGACCTACCTGAACTATGCCGTGTGGGAATCGACCGCCGCCTTCCGCGCCGCTTTCTCCCATCCGCAGTTCAGGGCGAAGATCTCGGCCTATCCGTCCTCGGCTGTGGCTTCGCCGCATCTGTTCCAGAAGGTCTCGGTGCCCGGCATCTGCGTGGCCTAG
- a CDS encoding MFS transporter, with product MSSMAGMRGRGIIITVLGLTQIMAWGSSYYLPAVIAPAVARDTSWPLAWVVGGLSLGLLVAGLISPRVGSSIERHGGRNVLAFSAFCIGAGQIGLAAAPSLPVYIGAWLVIGLGMGAGLYDAAFATLGRLYGNSARSAITTLTLFGGLASTVCWPISAFLLSTIGWRGACLAYAAVQLLIALPLYLTLLPRRVPQRSAASDVDRNAAAARPVNPSLPVMALLASTITLAAVISSTLSVHLLSILQAGDLALAAAVGLGALVGPSQVTARAVEMMIARYHHPIWTKLASASFVAIGVLALWAGMPAVPVALGFYGAGIGLESIARGTLPLALFGPSGYAKLMGRLAMPSLIAQAAAPSIGAVLMQWTGAQGTLAVLGGLALFNVVLAWSLRWLLVRDRGVHLQPG from the coding sequence ATGAGCAGCATGGCCGGCATGCGCGGCCGCGGCATCATCATCACCGTGCTCGGCCTGACGCAGATCATGGCGTGGGGCTCGTCCTACTATCTGCCGGCGGTCATCGCACCGGCGGTGGCCCGCGACACCAGCTGGCCGCTGGCATGGGTGGTTGGCGGCTTGTCGCTCGGGCTTCTCGTCGCCGGCCTGATATCGCCGCGCGTCGGCTCCTCGATCGAGCGCCATGGCGGCCGTAACGTGCTCGCCTTCAGCGCATTCTGCATCGGCGCCGGCCAGATCGGCCTGGCCGCGGCGCCCTCGCTTCCCGTCTATATCGGTGCCTGGCTCGTGATCGGGCTCGGCATGGGGGCAGGACTCTACGACGCCGCCTTCGCCACGCTTGGCCGCCTTTACGGCAATAGCGCGCGTTCGGCCATCACCACGCTCACCCTGTTCGGCGGCCTGGCCAGCACCGTCTGCTGGCCGATCTCGGCTTTCCTGTTGAGCACGATCGGCTGGCGCGGCGCTTGCCTTGCCTATGCCGCCGTGCAACTCCTCATCGCGCTGCCGCTCTATCTCACGCTGCTGCCGCGCCGGGTGCCGCAACGCAGCGCGGCATCCGATGTGGATCGAAACGCCGCCGCTGCAAGGCCAGTCAACCCGTCCTTGCCCGTCATGGCCTTGCTCGCCAGCACCATCACGCTGGCGGCGGTGATTTCCTCGACGCTCTCGGTGCATTTGCTGTCGATCCTGCAGGCCGGCGACCTGGCGCTCGCCGCCGCTGTCGGTCTCGGAGCCCTGGTGGGCCCCTCGCAGGTAACGGCGCGCGCGGTCGAGATGATGATCGCGCGCTATCACCATCCGATCTGGACCAAGCTTGCCTCGGCGAGCTTCGTCGCCATCGGTGTCCTGGCGCTGTGGGCCGGCATGCCGGCCGTGCCGGTGGCGCTCGGCTTCTACGGCGCTGGCATCGGTCTCGAATCGATCGCGCGCGGCACCTTGCCGCTCGCCCTGTTCGGTCCGTCAGGCTACGCGAAGCTGATGGGCCGTCTTGCCATGCCGAGCCTGATTGCACAGGCGGCCGCGCCGTCGATCGGCGCGGTGCTGATGCAATGGACTGGAGCGCAGGGCACGCTCGCTGTGCTCGGCGGCCTCGCGCTGTTCAATGTCGTGCTGGCATGGAGCCTGCGCTGGCTGCTGGTCCGCGACAGGGGCGTCCACTTGCAGCCGGGATAG
- a CDS encoding NAD(P)H-dependent oxidoreductase, giving the protein MKVNVVYAHPAADSYLASLHQRVVKTLKARGDEVIDFDLYEMKFNPAMLPEEWRGHYDPSQVPKDLQVYVDALLWAEACVFCFPTWWSGMPAILKGYFDRVWRPGIAYEVPPDDGLIKPALLNIRRMGVVTTCGSPWWYTQLYMQNPGKKVLLRGLKTMCGRACGICTCRDTPFTAYRTKSAKCSRATWSVASIRSEFHWCTRPILVTPAVICLSCCVTKHPQIRI; this is encoded by the coding sequence ATGAAGGTCAATGTAGTCTACGCGCATCCGGCGGCCGACAGCTATTTGGCATCGCTTCACCAGCGCGTCGTCAAGACGCTCAAGGCAAGAGGCGACGAGGTCATCGACTTTGACCTCTACGAGATGAAGTTCAACCCGGCGATGCTGCCCGAGGAATGGCGTGGCCATTACGATCCCTCCCAGGTGCCGAAGGATCTGCAGGTCTATGTCGATGCGCTGTTATGGGCAGAGGCATGCGTCTTCTGCTTTCCGACCTGGTGGTCGGGCATGCCCGCCATACTGAAAGGCTATTTCGATCGGGTGTGGCGCCCAGGCATCGCTTACGAGGTGCCGCCGGATGACGGCCTGATCAAGCCGGCGCTGCTCAATATCCGCCGCATGGGCGTGGTCACCACATGCGGGTCGCCGTGGTGGTACACCCAACTCTATATGCAGAACCCCGGAAAGAAGGTGCTGCTGCGCGGACTGAAGACCATGTGCGGCCGGGCGTGCGGCATCTGTACCTGTCGCGATACTCCGTTCACAGCATATCGGACGAAAAGCGCGAAATGTTCGCGCGCGACGTGGAGCGTCGCTTCGATACGTTCTGAGTTCCATTGGTGCACCCGACCGATCCTCGTCACGCCCGCTGTCATCTGTCTGTCATGTTGCGTTACTAAGCATCCTCAAATCCGGATTTAA
- a CDS encoding metalloregulator ArsR/SmtB family transcription factor has translation MKLEQAAKQLEALGNPTRLNLYRILVRAGEAGRPVGYLQESLGIAASTLSHHLHRLILTGLVSQERQATTLICRANYPIMRDLIGFLADECCADAACNPATGEVAA, from the coding sequence ATGAAACTCGAACAAGCAGCAAAGCAGTTGGAAGCGCTCGGCAATCCGACGCGGCTCAATCTCTATCGCATCCTGGTCAGGGCCGGAGAGGCCGGCCGGCCGGTCGGCTATCTGCAGGAAAGCCTCGGCATCGCCGCCTCGACGCTGTCGCATCATCTGCACCGGCTGATCCTGACCGGGCTGGTGAGTCAGGAGCGGCAGGCGACGACGCTGATCTGCCGCGCCAACTATCCGATCATGCGCGATCTGATCGGCTTCCTCGCCGACGAATGCTGCGCCGACGCCGCCTGCAACCCCGCCACGGGAGAGGTGGCGGCATGA
- a CDS encoding Rieske 2Fe-2S domain-containing protein, with translation MSVRQRHSEDHDRKDHWQAVALSADIRRKPRRILIDGQPVVLFRSAQGIAALFDRCPHRLVELSTGKVVGGEIECPYHGWRYDGEGRCTAIPGHVGEMPHYRVRRYGVIERDGVVFVSSGTPQGEPYLHCMQGRDLVVRRVRSSTQSTVIDAAENILDATHTHFTHKGLLRGLSSRRHLVRVEVTGGEGWVEACYTGEDRQQGLISRLLEGERARTIGRFRHPGIAELEYWSKDGLALATTFHLRQADERTVEGVGWLTGPRQGLLGRIKAFAFKPLFNVALQQDRRVLKSASDNARFAPPALPVIGPLDFLRHDIAAIMAGNLPPAASEPRVHQIEL, from the coding sequence GTGAGCGTGCGCCAGAGGCACAGCGAAGATCACGATCGGAAAGATCATTGGCAGGCCGTGGCGCTGTCGGCCGACATCAGGCGCAAGCCCAGGCGCATCCTGATCGACGGCCAACCTGTCGTCCTGTTCCGCTCGGCCCAGGGCATCGCCGCGCTGTTCGACCGCTGCCCGCACCGGCTGGTCGAGCTCTCGACCGGCAAGGTCGTCGGCGGCGAAATCGAATGCCCCTATCACGGTTGGCGCTATGACGGCGAAGGCCGCTGCACCGCCATTCCCGGTCATGTCGGCGAGATGCCGCATTACCGCGTGCGTCGCTACGGCGTCATCGAGCGCGACGGCGTCGTCTTCGTCTCGTCGGGAACGCCGCAGGGCGAGCCCTATCTCCACTGCATGCAGGGTCGGGACCTCGTCGTGCGGCGGGTGCGCAGCTCGACGCAGTCGACGGTGATCGACGCGGCCGAAAACATCCTCGATGCCACCCATACCCACTTCACCCACAAGGGCCTGCTGCGCGGCCTGAGCTCGCGACGCCATCTCGTGCGCGTCGAGGTGACCGGCGGCGAGGGCTGGGTCGAGGCCTGCTACACCGGCGAGGATCGGCAGCAGGGGCTGATCAGCCGGCTGCTGGAGGGTGAGCGCGCGAGAACAATCGGCCGCTTCCGCCATCCCGGCATCGCCGAACTGGAATATTGGAGCAAGGATGGGCTGGCCCTCGCCACCACCTTCCATCTGCGCCAGGCCGACGAGCGCACCGTCGAGGGCGTCGGCTGGTTGACCGGCCCGCGCCAGGGCTTGCTCGGCAGGATAAAGGCATTTGCCTTCAAGCCGCTGTTCAACGTCGCCCTGCAGCAGGATCGCCGCGTGCTGAAATCGGCGAGCGACAACGCCCGTTTCGCCCCGCCGGCGCTGCCGGTGATCGGTCCGCTGGATTTCCTGCGCCACGACATCGCCGCGATTATGGCCGGGAACCTGCCGCCGGCGGCAAGCGAGCCAAGAGTGCATCAGATCGAGCTGTGA
- a CDS encoding DUF2306 domain-containing protein → MESEGTTIVLGIPIPSIDPVFLGVVGVHILFGLAALTTGAAAMFAQKGRGRHSNFGSIYFWCLFGVFVTMSALSLLRWAENYHLFALGCISFASAYFGRTAARRHWRQWPRLHLTGMGMSYVVMLTAFYLDNGKNLPLWRELPTIAFWVLPSAIGMPIILHALFQHPVVLDFDRSRAASTRSANPD, encoded by the coding sequence ATGGAAAGCGAAGGCACAACCATCGTCCTGGGCATCCCAATTCCGTCCATCGATCCGGTGTTTCTGGGCGTTGTAGGTGTCCATATTCTGTTTGGGCTTGCCGCCTTGACCACCGGCGCTGCCGCGATGTTCGCCCAAAAGGGGCGCGGCCGGCACTCGAACTTCGGCAGCATTTACTTTTGGTGCCTGTTCGGCGTGTTCGTGACTATGAGCGCCTTGTCGCTCCTGCGCTGGGCGGAAAACTACCATCTGTTCGCGCTGGGATGCATTTCTTTCGCATCTGCCTATTTCGGGCGCACGGCCGCCCGACGACACTGGCGCCAATGGCCCAGGCTGCATCTCACCGGCATGGGGATGTCCTACGTCGTAATGCTTACCGCATTTTACCTCGATAACGGCAAGAACCTGCCCTTATGGAGGGAGCTTCCAACTATTGCATTTTGGGTTCTGCCCAGCGCGATCGGAATGCCGATAATCCTCCATGCCTTGTTTCAGCACCCGGTCGTCCTGGACTTCGATCGCTCGCGAGCGGCAAGCACCAGATCCGCAAACCCAGACTGA
- a CDS encoding GNAT family N-acetyltransferase, giving the protein MNRAAVVAGAPQQADRVENDPAQVEAFVRLFNDVPVRDLVANLTTSVESAAVAGRTFPLTLNDAGEPPNCYICCPSSAYLEYAIDETRNFIAHPLLRRSLTALIGACAPLVRTSGLDRQVQLNNWLYSTNPVPLLDRTAVAELRADLVARFPDRAIVIRSLNEIADPATIAALKAEGFRMLAARQIYIFADRGAAPAMTINMKRDRKRLATTPFERVGDADFSEADYARAEELYTMLYLEKYTPLNPHYTARYIAEMHRRGIISLAGLRRPGGDLVAVTGLFENGRTLTQPIVGYDTGLPIQEGLYRMVMAMAQQHATAHGLFFNMSAGAAGFKRLRGAVATIEYNAVYAGHLSRRRRAAIRVMETVLALVGIPLLRRFEL; this is encoded by the coding sequence GTGAACCGGGCGGCAGTCGTGGCTGGCGCGCCCCAGCAAGCCGACCGGGTCGAGAACGATCCAGCCCAGGTCGAGGCTTTCGTGCGGCTCTTCAACGACGTCCCGGTGCGCGACCTCGTCGCCAACCTGACGACATCGGTCGAAAGCGCGGCGGTCGCCGGCCGCACCTTCCCGCTGACGCTGAACGACGCCGGCGAACCGCCGAACTGCTACATCTGCTGCCCATCCAGCGCCTATCTCGAATATGCCATCGACGAGACGCGCAATTTCATCGCGCATCCGTTGCTGCGGCGCTCGCTCACGGCGTTGATCGGCGCCTGCGCGCCGCTGGTGCGGACGAGTGGTCTCGACCGTCAGGTTCAGCTCAACAACTGGCTTTATTCGACCAATCCGGTGCCGCTGCTCGACCGAACGGCGGTGGCCGAGCTGCGCGCCGACCTTGTGGCGCGTTTCCCGGATCGCGCCATCGTCATCCGCTCGCTGAACGAGATCGCCGATCCCGCCACCATCGCGGCGCTGAAGGCCGAAGGTTTCCGCATGCTGGCGGCCCGCCAGATCTACATCTTCGCCGACCGCGGCGCGGCACCGGCCATGACCATCAACATGAAGCGCGACCGCAAGCGGCTCGCCACCACGCCCTTCGAGCGCGTCGGCGATGCCGATTTCAGCGAAGCCGACTATGCGCGCGCGGAAGAGCTCTACACCATGCTCTATCTGGAAAAGTACACGCCGCTCAATCCGCACTACACCGCCCGCTACATCGCCGAGATGCACCGGCGCGGCATCATCAGCCTTGCCGGCCTGCGCCGGCCGGGTGGAGACCTCGTCGCCGTCACCGGCCTGTTCGAGAACGGCCGCACGCTGACCCAGCCCATCGTCGGCTACGATACCGGCCTGCCGATACAGGAGGGGCTTTATCGCATGGTGATGGCGATGGCTCAGCAGCATGCGACCGCGCACGGCCTATTCTTCAACATGAGCGCCGGGGCGGCGGGCTTCAAGCGCCTGCGCGGCGCGGTGGCGACTATCGAATACAACGCCGTCTACGCCGGGCACCTTTCGCGCCGCCGGCGTGCGGCGATCCGCGTCATGGAAACCGTGCTGGCGCTGGTCGGCATTCCCTTGCTCAGGAGGTTCGAGCTGTGA
- the arsC gene encoding arsenate reductase (glutaredoxin) (This arsenate reductase requires both glutathione and glutaredoxin to convert arsenate to arsenite, after which the efflux transporter formed by ArsA and ArsB can extrude the arsenite from the cell, providing resistance.), whose translation MTITIYHNPACGTSRNTLAIIRQSGEEPEVIEYLQTPPSREKLVELIAAMAMTPRQLLREKGTPYAELNLGNPKWSDDEILDFMLAHPILINRPIVVTPKGTILARPSEAVLDILSNPDIGPFTKEDGEVVIGADGKRVV comes from the coding sequence ATGACCATCACCATCTATCACAACCCTGCCTGCGGCACCTCGCGCAACACGCTGGCGATCATCCGGCAGTCGGGCGAGGAGCCCGAGGTGATCGAATATCTGCAGACGCCGCCGTCGCGCGAAAAGCTCGTCGAGCTGATCGCCGCCATGGCGATGACGCCGCGCCAGCTGCTGCGCGAGAAGGGCACGCCCTATGCCGAGCTCAATCTCGGCAATCCCAAATGGAGCGACGACGAGATCCTCGATTTCATGCTGGCGCATCCGATCCTGATCAATCGGCCGATCGTGGTGACGCCGAAAGGCACGATACTGGCGCGGCCGTCGGAAGCGGTGCTCGACATCCTGTCCAATCCCGACATCGGCCCGTTCACCAAGGAGGACGGCGAGGTGGTGATCGGCGCCGACGGCAAGCGGGTCGTCTGA
- a CDS encoding FAD-dependent oxidoreductase, whose amino-acid sequence MSEQNDLPVAVIGGGPVGLAAAVHLLEQGVPVKLYEAGTAVASNLRDWGHVRVFTPWRYCVDRAARELLEATGWKMPDPETFPTADDLVALYLEPLARLPELSPVIETGARVTGISRWGADKVRGGGREARPFMLVVETAGGIRRDRARAVIDASGTWRTPNPLGAGGIAAEGEAEFADRIAYGIPDILGRDRALYGGRATLVAGSGHSAANALLDLARVADDEPGTTFIWTTRGTDLVRIYGGGDLDALPARGELGSDVRDLAESGRVQLVTGFATTAIREEDGRLIVEGDTADGLRRIGPIDRIVAATGQRPDLSLTRELRLDLDPWLEGVRALGPLIDPNEHSCGDVPPHGHRELSHPEPGVYTVGIKSYGRAPTFLLLTGYEQVRSVAAALAGDVASADAVQLVLPETGVCTVPGGVTVTGKTFAGCCGGPAPEAADGCCVADAEAKAAGRGGCGCGVAA is encoded by the coding sequence ATGAGCGAGCAGAACGATCTCCCGGTCGCCGTTATCGGCGGCGGCCCTGTCGGCTTGGCGGCGGCCGTTCATTTGTTGGAACAGGGCGTGCCGGTGAAGCTCTACGAGGCCGGTACCGCTGTAGCCTCCAATCTCAGGGATTGGGGCCATGTGCGGGTGTTCACGCCCTGGCGCTACTGCGTCGATCGGGCGGCGAGGGAACTGCTGGAAGCGACGGGCTGGAAGATGCCCGATCCGGAGACCTTTCCCACGGCCGATGATCTTGTCGCGCTCTACCTCGAGCCGCTGGCGAGATTGCCGGAACTGTCGCCGGTGATCGAGACCGGCGCCCGCGTCACCGGCATCTCCCGCTGGGGCGCCGACAAAGTGCGCGGCGGCGGACGCGAGGCGCGTCCCTTCATGCTGGTGGTCGAAACCGCCGGCGGCATCAGGCGCGACCGCGCCCGTGCCGTGATCGATGCCTCCGGCACTTGGCGCACGCCCAATCCGCTCGGCGCCGGCGGCATCGCGGCGGAGGGAGAGGCGGAATTCGCCGACCGCATCGCTTACGGCATTCCCGACATTCTCGGCCGGGACCGGGCCCTTTACGGCGGCCGCGCCACGCTGGTGGCAGGGTCCGGCCATTCGGCCGCCAATGCCCTGCTCGACTTGGCCAGGGTGGCGGATGACGAGCCGGGCACAACGTTCATCTGGACGACGCGCGGCACCGATCTGGTGCGCATCTATGGCGGCGGCGATCTTGATGCCTTGCCGGCCCGCGGTGAACTTGGATCCGACGTCAGGGACCTTGCCGAGAGCGGCCGCGTCCAATTGGTCACAGGGTTTGCCACGACGGCAATTCGCGAGGAAGACGGCCGGCTGATTGTCGAGGGCGATACGGCGGACGGTTTGCGGCGCATCGGCCCTATCGACCGAATCGTCGCCGCGACCGGCCAGCGGCCCGATCTCAGCCTGACCAGGGAATTGCGGCTCGACCTCGATCCATGGCTGGAAGGCGTCAGGGCGCTGGGGCCGCTGATCGATCCCAACGAGCATTCCTGCGGCGACGTGCCGCCGCATGGGCACCGCGAGCTCAGCCATCCCGAGCCCGGCGTCTATACGGTCGGCATCAAGAGCTATGGCCGGGCGCCGACCTTCCTGCTGCTGACCGGCTACGAGCAGGTGCGCTCGGTCGCGGCCGCATTGGCCGGCGACGTCGCCTCGGCCGATGCGGTGCAACTGGTCCTGCCCGAGACCGGCGTCTGCACGGTGCCGGGTGGGGTCACCGTGACCGGCAAGACGTTCGCCGGCTGCTGTGGTGGTCCGGCCCCGGAAGCGGCGGACGGCTGCTGCGTCGCCGACGCCGAGGCGAAAGCCGCCGGCAGGGGCGGCTGCGGTTGCGGCGTTGCCGCATGA
- a CDS encoding MarR family winged helix-turn-helix transcriptional regulator, translating to MPDTKRTPTGKALSDLILDLFRLNSRISAAGDRLVADLGLTSARWQVLGAIVAAERPQPVAWLARDLGANRQNVQRIVNDLEGEGLVAFRINPHHRRAQLVVLTDDGREAYDAAMRLQAPWINTLADGLAVEDINTMHGVITALRKKLEGNDDAEEQG from the coding sequence ATGCCCGATACAAAGCGAACACCGACCGGCAAGGCTTTGAGCGATCTCATTCTCGACCTGTTCAGGCTGAACAGCCGCATCAGCGCTGCCGGCGACAGGCTGGTCGCCGATCTCGGCCTGACCAGCGCCCGCTGGCAGGTGCTGGGAGCCATCGTCGCCGCCGAGCGTCCGCAGCCGGTGGCGTGGCTGGCGCGCGATCTCGGCGCCAACCGCCAGAACGTGCAGCGCATCGTCAACGACCTCGAGGGCGAAGGACTGGTCGCCTTCAGGATCAACCCGCATCACCGGCGGGCGCAGCTTGTCGTGCTGACCGACGACGGGCGCGAAGCCTACGACGCGGCCATGCGCCTGCAGGCCCCCTGGATCAACACCCTCGCCGACGGGCTTGCCGTCGAGGACATCAACACCATGCACGGCGTGATCACGGCACTACGCAAAAAACTGGAAGGCAACGATGACGCTGAAGAGCAGGGCTGA
- a CDS encoding MIP/aquaporin family protein, which yields MIVDLPRRLAAEALGTAMLVAAVVGSGIMADRLTDDVALSLLGNTLPTGAILVVLITVLGPISGAHFNPAVTLVFGLRREIGWHAALCYVVAQLLGGLAGTVVAHAMFGLPLVELSTTVRSGAGQWIAELVASFGLVFTILAGLRFRGDAIPWLVGLYITAAYWFTASTSFSNPAVAVARAFSNTFSGIRPLDVPAFIVAELLGALLALALAGWLLAEPKPEMRAAE from the coding sequence ATGATTGTCGATCTTCCCCGCCGTCTCGCCGCCGAGGCGCTCGGCACCGCCATGCTGGTCGCCGCTGTCGTCGGCTCGGGCATCATGGCCGATCGTCTCACCGACGACGTCGCGCTTTCCCTGCTCGGCAACACGCTGCCGACCGGCGCTATCCTGGTGGTGCTGATCACAGTCCTCGGCCCGATCTCCGGCGCCCATTTCAATCCGGCCGTGACGCTGGTGTTCGGGCTGAGGCGCGAGATCGGCTGGCATGCCGCACTTTGCTATGTCGTCGCCCAGTTGCTCGGCGGCCTCGCCGGCACGGTCGTCGCGCATGCCATGTTCGGCCTGCCTCTCGTCGAACTGTCGACGACGGTGCGGAGCGGGGCGGGGCAGTGGATCGCCGAACTGGTCGCGAGTTTCGGGCTGGTCTTCACCATTCTCGCCGGCCTGCGTTTTCGCGGCGATGCCATCCCCTGGCTGGTCGGGCTCTACATCACCGCAGCCTACTGGTTCACCGCCTCGACCTCCTTTTCCAATCCGGCGGTGGCCGTCGCGCGCGCCTTCTCCAACACCTTTTCCGGCATCCGGCCGCTCGACGTCCCCGCCTTCATCGTTGCCGAATTGCTAGGCGCGCTGCTTGCGCTGGCGCTGGCCGGCTGGCTGCTTGCTGAACCGAAACCTGAGATGAGAGCCGCCGAATGA